AGCGTCATAATCGATAACCGGGAAGAACGAACCTTCGGCGGTCTCCAGCTTGTATCCGCATGCTGCGGCCCGCCGCAGCATCAGACGCAGGTTCACATTCTTCGTCTTGTCCGCCAGCTGCGCAAAACGGTCTCCAGGCTCATAAATATCCGTCAGCTTGCGCTGAACTACGGAATTGTAAAATTTATCTTCCCAAGCTGGCAGCGCGGCCTTTTGGGCATTTTCAAGCCTAAGAGTCATGATCGCAGCCCGATAAGAACCGACCGCGTACATATTGGCGTTTAGGTAAGAGATTGCCTCAGGCAGCTTGTTCGGGGACAGGAGCAGCGGCAGCGAAGCTTTGTAGACGGCTTCCGCATGGCTTGTGCCCGCCGTAATGGACGCCGCCGCGGTTGTTCCCGCAGAGGAAGAGCCGGCGCCAAGGACGGAGACCGGTTCGGCTATCGTGAACAGCAGTGTAAGGACGGAGGCCAAGGCAGCCGTCAAAATAGAATGTTTCTTAGTCAATTGAACTCCTCCAGTCTATGCATGAGGCAGAGGTTATTTGCGGCGGAACAACAGTCTCTGGCCGATCAGCCCTGCCGTGAATACAATCAGGCTGACCCACGGGGATAGGGGGAACGTCGGCAGCCATTTGCCGAGAAGAAGACCGGCGGTAACGATGATAACGGCGACGGCGACATAGGTGCCGAGAGACTTCAAATCGAATTTTCCGGCCTTGGGCGCGTCGTCTTCCGACAAGGAACCGAGCCATTTCATAATCAGTCCCACAAAAATAATCGATCCCAAGCCGACGCCGATTAACGTAAACAGGCTGATTTGTCCGAACATGCCGGCGGTTCCCGTAAACCATAGGGAGATCAGGCCGCCGGCCGCTAGAACCCCGAACAGCCAGGTCAGGGCAACCCAGGGAATCATGAGCACTATTTTTTGCCTGCTAAACGCAGGGCGTTCGGGTGTTTCATCCATGATCTTTCTAAAATATTCTTCGGGTTTGTCCCCGAATACCTGCTTCGCGTTTTTCCCCCGGGCCTGGGCTTCGAGCAGGGTATGGGCGGCTTCCAGCAGAAGCTCTTCCGTGCGCAGCTTATCGATCCGGCTTGCCCGCAGCGCGATAATCATATCCTCCATATAGGAGCGGTTGAAGGGCGTCATTTGTTCCCGCAAACGGTTATTTTCTTTAATCATATCTTTCACTTTCATGCTCTTAACGCCAACCTCCGTGTGATGAATCGGTTTGTCTCCACTACCCAAAGTATACGGCCCCGCCGGCGGACAGTGCAAGGATATGCGCTTTGCGGCTGCTTCCGCGCCTCAGCTCCAGGCTTCGACCATCAGTCAACGGAGCGGGCATTGCTGCAAGCGCCGGTCTCCTGCGTGTATAAACGCATCTGAACGGTTAACACTGATAGGACGCCGCGGAGGCGGCGATAACGGCAAAAGGAGGATGCTTTATGGAGCCCGTGAATCCAAGCGGCATGGAAGAGAATGCGGGGAGCGGAACCGCGCCCCGGAACGGTATCACCGATTGGGGAGGCTCGGACGGGTTCAGTCTATTGAACTCAGCCGCCGACGCTCCAAGGGAAAAGCTTCAGAGCACGGAAGCCGGACAAGAGACCGGCGATGCCTCCGACAGCGGCTATGAATAATCAACATTAGGTTGTTTGCGATATTTTGCCCATGAATAGTCTCTCCTTAAAGAGCGCACACTGACTGTTGAACGGCGCCTGAGAAGGTTCGCTCAAAAGAAAGGCGGGATGAAACGTGGAACAACGGCGTGACAAGGCGGGGAGTGGGCAGCCGAAGAAGAACCCTGCGGAAGAAATGTCGGTCGGTCATGCGGAATTGCCCGAGGAGTGCTCGGCCAGCTTATGGGAATGCGCCCCCGGCGCTCCTGAGGAGTGGCTGAAGGGCTGGGAAGGCAGACAAGAAACGCACGACATGTTCAAATACAGCTACGAATAGCTGGCCGTTTAAGGACGGACGTCCCGTGAAGACCCTTTTTGTCCTTCAGGATAAAAGGGGTCTTTTCTATTGACAACAGCAGGATGCAGGGGGTAAGATGAGTATATATAATTCATACTAAATTAATCGGATTTATGTGAAATTGAATATACAATGAAGTTGGAATAAACAATGTACAGGGAGGATTCTCGTATGGAACGGGCTATCGTCATCAGACATAATCAAGAGGAGCTGACCGCCAGCATTCACTATCCGTCAAAGGTGCAGGGAGCGACCGGACGGTGTAAGGACCGGGTCCCGCTCGCCGTCATCTGCCACGGGTTCGTCGGCAGCCGTATCGGTGTGGATCGTCTGTTCGTCAAGGCCGCCCGCGAGCTGGCGAAGGACGGCTATATGGTGATCCGCTTTGATTATATCGGCTGCGGTGAAAGCAGCGGCAGCTACGGCAGCGAAAGTCTGGAATCCATGATCGCGCAGACTCGGACTGTGCTTGATTACGGCCTGAGCTGCACCGATGTCGATCCGACTCGTGTGACGCTGATCGGGCACAGCCTGGGCGGAGCGGTAGCCCTGCTGACGGGAGTCCGCGACCGCCGGGTGAAGACTCTGGTGATGTGGTCGGCGGTCGGGTATCCTTTCAATGATATCGTCAAAATCGTCGGGCGCGAGGCTTACGACATGGCGGTGAAGACGGGCTCGGCGGATCATGCGGGTTATGCCTTCACCCCCGTATACTTCAATTCGCTGGCCGAATTTCAGCCTTTTCAGGAAGCCGACAAATTCAGCGGCGATGTGCTTCTGGTTCACGGTACCTCCGACGAAGTCATCCCGGTGGATTATGCCTTCCTGTATCAGAAGCTGTTCTGGAAACGTCCGGAAGGCCGCTGCGACAAAGAGATCATATTCCAGGCCAATCACACGTTCTCCTCGGGCGACGCGCAGTCCCAGGTCATCGGAGCAACGCGGGAGTGGATGAACCGGCAGGAGCAAATCCAGCAGGAATGGCAGAACTGGATGATATAGGGCAGGGCGGTATGCTCGCAATAGCAGGCAAGAAGCGGTAAAATAAAGATGCAGACCACATACTGGTTACGGAGGTAGGCATCGATGAAAATACCGGCATTTTTTATCGCGCACGGTTCCCCGCTGCTCGCCCTCGAGGATAACGAATATACCCGCTTTCTGGAGCGGCTCGGCGCAGATTTACCCAGGCCCCGGGCTATTGTCGTCTTCTCGGCGCATTGGGACAGTCCGCATCAGCTGCTTACGGCCGACGAGCATTACGAAACGCAGCATGATTTCTACGGCTTTCCGGAAGATATGTACCGGCTGACTTATCCTGCTCCGGGAGATCCCGAGCTGAGCCTGCGGATTCGTGAGTTGTTCACGAGCCATAACCTGCCCCACCAGCCCGTGTTGGGCAGGGGGCTTGATCATGGGGTCTGGGTAATTTTGAAGAAAATGTTCCCGCAGGCCGACATCCCGGTTGTCGCGCTGTCCGTCGATTCCCTGCGCTCCCCGAAGGAGCAGTATGAGATTGGGCGAATGCTTTCGCCTCTCAGAGAGGAAGGCGTGCTGTTCATCGGCAGCGGAGGTCTTGTCCATAATCTTCGGCTGCTTATCAACAGCGATCAGCCCGGAGAATGGGCGCTGAAATTCGACGCCTGGATTGCGGAAGCGCTGGAGTCCTGGAATCTTCAGGAGCTGTTCAATTACGACAAGAAGGCGCCTCACGCCAGGGAAGCGGTCCCGTCCTACGGCAAAGAGCATTTTGTCCCGCTATTCTACGTTTTGGGAACGGCGGCCAAAGGCACGAAGGCGCAGCGGATGTTTCAGGCGTACCAATACGGAACACTTAGCCTGAACTGCTGGAAATTCGAATAATATAATAGATGATTGAAAGCTATGCTGAACAGTAACCCGTAAGATGAACACTTGAAAAAGTGATTCTCTTACGGTTTTTTTTGTTGCGGATTTTCAGAAGTGGTTCCGTCTCTATCCGGTTTATGGAATACTTTACCTCCACAGCTTTACAAAGCTTGAAGCCCCCGTTAATCCTCGGTAAACAATCTGACGTTAAAGTTGGTTTTGTGGGACCGATCCCACGTTATTTCATAAGAGGGGAGGCGTATGATGCTGCTGAACGTGAGCGGACAGCTTGCTCCTATTGATACCAAGCATCATATCACACATAAATTTCGGTTGGACAAGCCTGCTGCAGCCATCCAAATTCGGTTCGCCTACGAGCCCAAGCTACTGGAGGACGACGGACAGGCCATGGATTTAATTATGCAATCTATCGACTCCTATATTGCTCCTGAGTATCAGAGCCCGGTCCGGGAAGGCTGGAAACGATTTTTGCCGCTCAAAAATCTCCTCACCCTGTCGATAGACGATCCTAACAGATATAGAGGCGCGTGTCACAGACATGATGCGGAACAAAGTCTTTTTCTGTCGGAACAGGAAGCGTCCGAGGGACTATTATCCGGGAAATTGGCTTTAGGAGAGTGGAGCGTTACGATCAGCGTTCACTCCGTCGTAACGGAACATTGCTCTTATGAATTGTCAATTTGGACGGAGGAGGCGGATACGGCATGAGATGGCTGGCTTCCGAACTTCATACACATACCTTTCACAGCGACGGCAGACAGTCACTGCTGGAACTGGCTTCAGGTGCGGCGAAGCTGGGCTTCGACTGCATCGCGCTTACCGATCATAATACGATGTCGGGGCTTGGAGACAGTGAGCTAATCGAGCGGGAAACGGGTGTCGTCATCATACCGGGCATGGAGTGGACGACCTTCTACGGGCATATGGTAACGATCGGCCTGCAGGATTTTGTGGATTGGCGCAAGACGGGACAGTCTGAGATTCACGAAGGAATCTCCATGGTTCACGGGCGGGGCGGGCTTGCCGGAATGGCGCATCCTTTTCGGATCGGAAATCCCGTCTGTACCGGTTGTTACTGGGAATATGAAATCAAAGATTGGAACGACCTTGATTACATCGAAGTGTGGTCGGGAACGTTCGCATCCGTCAAGCCCGAGAATCGGCGGGCCTTCGCTTTGTGGACGGACCGGCTGAACGCCGGTATCCGCATCGCGGCTACATCCGGACGGGATTGGCATGAGCAGGCGAACACGGACGAGCCTCTCTCGGTCACTTATCTGGGACTGGACGACGAGCCGGGAACTATCTCGCAAAAAGCGGTTCGGGCGCTTGCGCAGGGGAGGGTCTCCGTAACGGTCGGTCCGCTGGTAACGATGGAGGCAGAGGCCGCCGGCGCATTGTACAGTATCGGCGAATCGGTCTCCGTGCGAAATGAAGCAGACACAATTCAACTCCATGTGAAGCTCGACTTTTCCGTTAGACAGACGTTGTGGGAACTGCCGAAACAGGATTTTACGTTAAAGATTATGGGTAATTCGGGCACACTCGCACAATGCGCCGCAGGTTCCGCCGATCAGCTCTACGGGTTCAGCATCCCGGCATACGGGTTGATCTGGGCGAGGGCCGAATTATGGGGAGTTGTAAAAGGCGTGCGAACGATGATCGCTTTTACGAATGCCACTTACTTTGATACCGTCTCTACTAAAATAAGGGGGATGAAAGAGTGAATGCTGTTCCGCTTGTTACCGCGCATACCGGATGTATGAATACGCCCGATAACTCTCTGCTCTCGATCGAGACGGGTCTTGCGAACGGTGCGGATATTATTGAAGACGACATTCGGGTTACCCGCGACGGCGTACCCGTGCTCAGCCATGATAATGAGGTCCGCCTCGCAGACGGCTCCGTGGGCAGCCTTTCCCAAATGACGATTTCGGAGCTGAATGAGAGTCTTTCCATTCCGATCGTCAAGCTGGAGCAGGCTTTGCATTTAGTGCGGTGTGCTGGGAAGACGATGAATCTCGACCTGAAGACGGATGACTGCCTTGAGCCGGTATCCGAGTTGGTTGAACAGCTTGGCATGATCGACCGCACATTTCTATCGGGCTGCGAGGTAGACAGGGCCCGCAAAGCCAAGCATAGCAACTCTAGATTGCGTAAGCTTCTCAATGTGGATGCCAGCCTGTTTCTTGCCCGGAGCTATACTGAAGCCGTCTTGCAGACACTTCAAGATGCTGAAAGCGCCGGCTGCTTCGGAATTAACGTACCTTACCGTTTAGTCGAATCGTATCTGCTGGAGAAGGCGGCTGAATACGGGTTTCAAATCTACATCTGGACTGTTGATCGGGAAGAAGAGATGAGACTATACGCGGCTATGGGCGTGCATTCCATCACTACAAGAAACGTTGCCGACCTCGTTCGGGTTAAAAAGGAAATGTTGGCGGAAGGAAGTTGACCGTGGGCTATAACATAAAAGAAATCGCCTCATTGGCAGGCGTCTCCAAATCGACTGTTTCCAGAGTGATCTCGGGCTCCGGCTACGCCAGTCAGGAAGCGCGCGAACGCGTAATGAAGGTGATCGAAACACTGCAATACAAGCCGAGCGCGGTGGCGAGAGCGATGGTGGCGCAGCGGACACACAATATCGGCGTTATCATTTTCCGGGAGCAGCAGCCAATCGTGTCCCATCCGCTGTATGGAAAAATTGTTGACGCCATCCTGATGGCCGCCGGGGCAAAGGGCTATTCCGTGTTCCTTACCACCGACCATGAGATGTCGCTGCGTTCCACCGATTTTATGCTGGAAAAGCGGGTTGACGGATTAATTCTGATCAGCCGGCTTCGTCAAAATGTCATTGATTACGTAAAATCATTCAATATTCCGTATTTGATGGTCAACGGATCGACAGACGATCCGGAAGTCGTTCAGATCGTAAGCAAGGACGAAGAAGGAGGGGAGCGCGCCGCCTCTTACCTGTACCAGCTCGGGCATCGTCAAATCTTTGTAATCGCTGGTCCGCAGGAGCACAGAAGCCATAATTTACGACTGAAAGGTTTTTGCAGCAGTATGGAAAGATTGGGCAACAGCGGAGGACTGACTGTAGTTTCCTCGCCGGAATCCAGCTTTGATATGGGCTACCGGGTCATGCTGGAGCATTGGGAC
This region of Paenibacillus sp. URB8-2 genomic DNA includes:
- a CDS encoding DUF1129 family protein, coding for MKVKDMIKENNRLREQMTPFNRSYMEDMIIALRASRIDKLRTEELLLEAAHTLLEAQARGKNAKQVFGDKPEEYFRKIMDETPERPAFSRQKIVLMIPWVALTWLFGVLAAGGLISLWFTGTAGMFGQISLFTLIGVGLGSIIFVGLIMKWLGSLSEDDAPKAGKFDLKSLGTYVAVAVIIVTAGLLLGKWLPTFPLSPWVSLIVFTAGLIGQRLLFRRK
- a CDS encoding alpha/beta hydrolase family protein; its protein translation is MERAIVIRHNQEELTASIHYPSKVQGATGRCKDRVPLAVICHGFVGSRIGVDRLFVKAARELAKDGYMVIRFDYIGCGESSGSYGSESLESMIAQTRTVLDYGLSCTDVDPTRVTLIGHSLGGAVALLTGVRDRRVKTLVMWSAVGYPFNDIVKIVGREAYDMAVKTGSADHAGYAFTPVYFNSLAEFQPFQEADKFSGDVLLVHGTSDEVIPVDYAFLYQKLFWKRPEGRCDKEIIFQANHTFSSGDAQSQVIGATREWMNRQEQIQQEWQNWMI
- a CDS encoding dioxygenase family protein produces the protein MKIPAFFIAHGSPLLALEDNEYTRFLERLGADLPRPRAIVVFSAHWDSPHQLLTADEHYETQHDFYGFPEDMYRLTYPAPGDPELSLRIRELFTSHNLPHQPVLGRGLDHGVWVILKKMFPQADIPVVALSVDSLRSPKEQYEIGRMLSPLREEGVLFIGSGGLVHNLRLLINSDQPGEWALKFDAWIAEALESWNLQELFNYDKKAPHAREAVPSYGKEHFVPLFYVLGTAAKGTKAQRMFQAYQYGTLSLNCWKFE
- a CDS encoding CehA/McbA family metallohydrolase codes for the protein MRWLASELHTHTFHSDGRQSLLELASGAAKLGFDCIALTDHNTMSGLGDSELIERETGVVIIPGMEWTTFYGHMVTIGLQDFVDWRKTGQSEIHEGISMVHGRGGLAGMAHPFRIGNPVCTGCYWEYEIKDWNDLDYIEVWSGTFASVKPENRRAFALWTDRLNAGIRIAATSGRDWHEQANTDEPLSVTYLGLDDEPGTISQKAVRALAQGRVSVTVGPLVTMEAEAAGALYSIGESVSVRNEADTIQLHVKLDFSVRQTLWELPKQDFTLKIMGNSGTLAQCAAGSADQLYGFSIPAYGLIWARAELWGVVKGVRTMIAFTNATYFDTVSTKIRGMKE
- a CDS encoding glycerophosphodiester phosphodiesterase, with translation MNAVPLVTAHTGCMNTPDNSLLSIETGLANGADIIEDDIRVTRDGVPVLSHDNEVRLADGSVGSLSQMTISELNESLSIPIVKLEQALHLVRCAGKTMNLDLKTDDCLEPVSELVEQLGMIDRTFLSGCEVDRARKAKHSNSRLRKLLNVDASLFLARSYTEAVLQTLQDAESAGCFGINVPYRLVESYLLEKAAEYGFQIYIWTVDREEEMRLYAAMGVHSITTRNVADLVRVKKEMLAEGS
- a CDS encoding LacI family DNA-binding transcriptional regulator, whose amino-acid sequence is MGYNIKEIASLAGVSKSTVSRVISGSGYASQEARERVMKVIETLQYKPSAVARAMVAQRTHNIGVIIFREQQPIVSHPLYGKIVDAILMAAGAKGYSVFLTTDHEMSLRSTDFMLEKRVDGLILISRLRQNVIDYVKSFNIPYLMVNGSTDDPEVVQIVSKDEEGGERAASYLYQLGHRQIFVIAGPQEHRSHNLRLKGFCSSMERLGNSGGLTVVSSPESSFDMGYRVMLEHWDFFMQGAYTSLFATNDMLALGAMKLLAERSVRVPEQIAVMGFDDIDFASMYSPSLTTVRVEKDKMGQDAIWMLDRLIRKEDGLPKLNEYASELIIRQST